In Halosegnis marinus, one genomic interval encodes:
- a CDS encoding SWIM zinc finger family protein — MTHLEHTPASPNPKRPLAPDTSRLDPRSARAWTEPMAVRALGGGRYAVASGGDYEVDLPAGTCTCPDSGYRGERCKHLRRVAVEITRGDLAPPGRLPDACAACGREAFLPEALALCDDCRYEAGDAVRDRETGDLVVVAAVHDTPADEWLVAGTDRTVADYETNDGYPTDDPVVEVVYPFSAGRKPLADLKRYAFPHSRLADVNAQFVD; from the coding sequence ATGACGCACCTCGAACACACACCCGCGTCACCGAACCCGAAACGCCCGCTCGCGCCGGACACCTCGCGGCTCGACCCGCGGTCGGCCCGCGCGTGGACCGAGCCGATGGCCGTCCGCGCGCTCGGCGGCGGCCGCTACGCCGTCGCCTCGGGCGGCGACTACGAGGTCGACCTCCCCGCCGGGACGTGTACCTGCCCGGACAGCGGCTACCGCGGCGAGCGCTGCAAACACCTCCGGCGCGTCGCCGTCGAGATAACCCGCGGGGACCTCGCGCCCCCGGGGCGACTGCCCGACGCGTGTGCCGCCTGCGGCCGCGAGGCCTTCCTCCCCGAGGCGCTCGCGCTGTGTGACGACTGCCGCTACGAGGCCGGCGACGCCGTCCGCGACCGCGAGACGGGCGACCTCGTCGTCGTCGCCGCGGTCCACGACACCCCCGCCGACGAGTGGCTCGTCGCGGGGACCGACCGCACCGTCGCCGACTACGAGACGAACGACGGCTACCCGACCGACGACCCCGTCGTGGAGGTCGTGTATCCGTTCTCCGCGGGCCGGAAACCGCTCGCGGACCTGAAGCGGTACGCGTTCCCCCACTCGCGGCTGGCCGACGTGAACGCGCAGTTCGTGGACTGA
- a CDS encoding DUF7472 family protein has translation MDIERETLVEIAVSTVAVVLFVAALVVVGDSNGASQLTSEGGISIVATILGFVLLMAVVGVFLDRR, from the coding sequence ATGGATATCGAGCGGGAGACGCTCGTCGAGATCGCCGTCTCGACGGTCGCCGTCGTGTTGTTCGTCGCGGCGCTGGTCGTCGTGGGCGACAGCAACGGGGCTTCCCAACTCACCTCGGAGGGGGGGATAAGCATCGTCGCGACCATTCTCGGCTTCGTCCTGCTGATGGCGGTCGTCGGGGTCTTCCTCGACCGGCGCTAG
- a CDS encoding DNA primase large subunit PriL produces the protein MQPLHARYPFLAAAREAVEAADVDLAAVVREGGAPVERGVERVERALVDGTVAPERSWSTRAELLSYPVARVLVSLVDVRGAVEKYARAEAALAYERFTDDFDDDTRLKSANREGLSLDAMLADFDLAVGVTPTGDGRFEVAVGTYLDLAAPLDGKRWRLAVRPLADGFVAVSRRELYELLREAVRERVADGLPLSVPDPIAEALAGETATLREALAPVERTGDVGRFDPEAFPPCVRTLAERVRAGEAGDTARYSLLTFLAATGAEFERVAEHLGDASADLRYQYERLANDGAQFAPPSCATMKANGDCHDPDDLCEEITQPLGYYEERLDTVAADD, from the coding sequence ATGCAACCGCTCCACGCCCGCTACCCGTTCCTCGCGGCCGCCCGCGAGGCCGTCGAGGCCGCGGACGTGGACCTCGCCGCGGTCGTCCGGGAGGGCGGCGCGCCCGTCGAGCGGGGCGTCGAGCGCGTCGAGCGCGCGCTCGTGGACGGCACCGTCGCCCCCGAGCGCTCGTGGAGCACGCGCGCGGAGCTCCTCTCGTACCCCGTCGCCCGCGTGCTCGTCTCGCTCGTAGACGTGCGCGGCGCCGTCGAGAAGTACGCCCGCGCGGAGGCCGCGCTCGCCTACGAGCGGTTCACCGACGACTTCGACGACGACACCCGCCTCAAGTCGGCGAACCGCGAGGGCCTCTCGCTCGACGCGATGCTCGCGGACTTCGACCTCGCGGTCGGCGTCACCCCGACCGGCGACGGCCGCTTCGAGGTGGCCGTCGGCACGTACCTCGACCTCGCCGCGCCGCTCGACGGGAAACGGTGGCGCCTCGCCGTTCGGCCGCTCGCCGACGGCTTCGTCGCCGTCTCGCGCCGGGAACTGTACGAACTCCTGCGCGAGGCCGTCCGCGAACGCGTCGCCGACGGCCTCCCCCTCTCCGTGCCCGACCCCATCGCCGAGGCGCTCGCGGGCGAGACGGCGACCCTCCGCGAGGCGCTCGCCCCCGTCGAGCGCACCGGGGACGTGGGCCGCTTCGACCCCGAGGCGTTCCCGCCCTGCGTGCGGACGCTCGCCGAGCGGGTGCGCGCGGGCGAGGCCGGCGACACCGCGCGCTACTCGCTTTTGACCTTCCTCGCCGCGACGGGTGCGGAGTTCGAGCGGGTCGCGGAGCACCTCGGAGACGCCTCCGCGGACCTCCGCTACCAGTACGAGCGGCTGGCGAACGACGGCGCGCAGTTCGCCCCGCCGTCGTGTGCGACGATGAAGGCGAACGGCGACTGTCACGACCCCGACGACCTCTGCGAGGAGATAACGCAGCCGCTGGGGTACTACGAGGAGCGGCTCGACACCGTCGCCGCGGACGACTAG
- a CDS encoding ABC transporter ATP-binding protein, whose translation MSSLELRGVAVRYGDATALAKADLVVEDGEFFTLVGPSGCGKTTTLRTIAGFEEPTEGEVLFDGVPMGGVPPEARDVGVVFQQYALFPHMSVAENVAYGLRFAEDPPDEESRVAELLDLVGLSGFEERDPGALSGGQQQRVALARALAPEPELLLLDEPMSALDARLRERLRREVRRIQEELGVTTVYVTHDQAEALAVSDRVAVMSEGRVEQVGTPEAVYREPATRFVAEFVGENNVFAGEARDGRVAVEGTEFAVAGAEGPTTFCVRPEAMRVGAAENRVTGTVEYAEFLGESVRVGLSWRGRDLVVRTDTVPEGEELTVGFAPEDAVVVE comes from the coding sequence GTGAGTAGCCTCGAACTCCGAGGCGTCGCGGTGCGGTACGGCGACGCGACGGCGCTGGCCAAGGCCGACCTCGTCGTCGAGGACGGGGAGTTCTTCACGCTCGTCGGCCCCTCCGGCTGCGGGAAGACGACCACCCTGCGGACCATCGCCGGCTTCGAGGAGCCGACCGAGGGCGAGGTGCTGTTCGACGGCGTCCCGATGGGGGGCGTCCCGCCGGAAGCGCGCGACGTGGGCGTCGTCTTCCAGCAGTACGCGCTGTTCCCCCACATGAGCGTGGCCGAGAACGTCGCCTACGGCCTCCGGTTCGCCGAGGACCCGCCCGACGAGGAATCGCGCGTCGCGGAACTGCTCGACCTCGTGGGACTGTCGGGGTTCGAGGAGCGCGACCCCGGCGCGCTCTCGGGCGGGCAGCAGCAGCGGGTCGCGCTGGCGCGCGCGCTCGCGCCCGAACCCGAACTGCTCCTGCTCGACGAGCCGATGAGCGCGCTCGACGCCCGCCTCCGCGAGCGCCTGCGCCGGGAGGTGCGCCGCATCCAGGAGGAGCTCGGCGTGACGACGGTGTACGTCACCCACGACCAGGCGGAGGCGCTCGCCGTCTCCGACCGCGTGGCCGTCATGTCCGAGGGCCGCGTCGAGCAGGTCGGCACCCCCGAGGCGGTGTACCGGGAGCCGGCGACCCGGTTCGTCGCGGAGTTCGTCGGCGAGAACAACGTCTTCGCGGGCGAGGCGCGGGACGGCCGCGTCGCGGTCGAGGGGACCGAGTTCGCCGTCGCGGGCGCCGAGGGGCCGACGACCTTCTGCGTGCGGCCCGAGGCGATGCGTGTCGGCGCGGCGGAGAACCGTGTGACCGGCACCGTCGAGTACGCGGAGTTCCTCGGCGAGTCGGTCCGCGTCGGCCTCTCGTGGCGCGGCCGCGACCTCGTGGTGCGGACCGACACGGTGCCCGAGGGCGAGGAACTGACCGTGGGCTTCGCCCCCGAGGACGCCGTCGTCGTGGAGTGA
- a CDS encoding ABC transporter permease has product MAGSRTGHALSRRAERVALPLAGLATALLLVVMLYYPVGTVLAEAVAGDGLSLAPLADVLSDPFYVGALAGAVADPAGVPAGVLRWAAGSAAALGSALVAVPAAALAPDATVLGALARLWATLVGVAPPFGLFGFTVWQALLSTVASLALGLPGAYALARFEFPGRRALESLTAVPFVLPSIMVAVGFVAAFGASGPLNDLLRAVGLPTVELLFSLEIIVLAHAFYNAPLVTRIVAAAWENVDARAVETARSLGASRRRAFRDVVVPQLLPAAATGALLTFIFTFMSFPIVLALGGLEFATVEVWLYDRVRQLELTEAAALAVLETLVSLGLTYAYLRYEDAVSRGDRVSSPLAREPLFGLDAKRLALGAYGLVVLVVFALPIASMLVASVAGPNGPTVQYYEFLIQRGETATAAQVNPAVAVRNSLLFGVGTLLVAVPMGIVLALASVSGGDARFLPRGLVPDALAGAGRRFVGVAAMLPFAVSGVVVGLGLLQGLVFGVEVFGARVALGGPLAIVAAHATGAYPFVVRNVAPLLGGLDRRLVESARALGATRARALVDIEVPLVMPGVAAGAAFAFAISIGEFDSTVILAEGSDAYTMPVAVERFLGRQTLGRATAMGSVLLAVTAGAFVVIDRVGGRYRE; this is encoded by the coding sequence ATGGCTGGGTCGAGGACTGGGCACGCGCTATCGCGCAGGGCTGAGCGGGTCGCGCTCCCGCTCGCGGGGCTGGCGACGGCGCTGTTGCTCGTCGTCATGCTCTACTACCCGGTCGGGACCGTCCTCGCCGAGGCCGTCGCCGGCGACGGCCTCTCGCTCGCGCCGCTGGCCGACGTGCTCTCCGACCCGTTCTACGTCGGCGCGCTGGCCGGCGCCGTCGCGGACCCCGCGGGCGTGCCGGCCGGCGTCCTCCGGTGGGCCGCCGGCAGCGCCGCGGCCCTCGGGAGCGCGCTCGTCGCCGTCCCCGCCGCCGCGCTCGCACCGGATGCGACCGTGCTCGGCGCGCTCGCACGGCTGTGGGCGACGCTCGTCGGCGTCGCCCCGCCGTTCGGGCTGTTCGGCTTCACCGTCTGGCAGGCGCTCCTCTCGACCGTCGCGAGCCTCGCGCTCGGCCTCCCCGGCGCGTACGCGCTCGCCCGCTTCGAGTTCCCCGGCCGGCGCGCGCTCGAATCGCTCACGGCCGTCCCGTTCGTGCTCCCCTCCATCATGGTCGCGGTCGGGTTCGTCGCCGCGTTCGGCGCGAGCGGGCCGCTCAACGACCTGTTGCGCGCGGTCGGCCTGCCGACCGTCGAACTGCTGTTCTCGCTCGAGATCATCGTGCTCGCACACGCCTTCTACAACGCCCCGCTCGTCACCCGCATCGTCGCCGCCGCGTGGGAGAACGTCGACGCCCGCGCCGTCGAGACGGCCCGCTCGCTGGGCGCGTCGCGCCGGCGCGCCTTCCGCGACGTGGTCGTCCCCCAACTGCTCCCCGCCGCGGCCACCGGCGCGCTCCTCACCTTCATCTTCACGTTCATGTCGTTCCCCATCGTGCTCGCGCTGGGCGGGCTGGAGTTCGCCACCGTCGAGGTGTGGCTCTACGACCGGGTACGCCAACTGGAGCTGACGGAGGCCGCGGCGCTCGCGGTGCTCGAAACGCTCGTCTCGCTCGGGCTGACCTACGCGTACCTCCGCTACGAGGACGCGGTCTCGCGGGGCGACAGGGTGTCGTCGCCGCTGGCGCGCGAACCCCTGTTCGGCCTCGACGCGAAGCGGCTGGCGCTCGGCGCGTACGGCCTCGTCGTCCTCGTCGTGTTCGCGCTCCCCATCGCGAGCATGCTCGTCGCCAGCGTCGCCGGGCCGAACGGCCCGACGGTCCAGTACTACGAGTTCCTGATACAGCGCGGGGAAACGGCGACGGCCGCGCAGGTGAACCCCGCCGTCGCGGTGCGCAACAGCCTCCTGTTCGGCGTCGGCACCCTCCTCGTCGCCGTTCCGATGGGTATCGTGCTCGCGCTCGCCTCGGTGAGCGGCGGCGACGCCCGGTTCCTCCCGCGGGGGCTCGTTCCGGACGCGCTCGCCGGGGCCGGCCGGCGGTTCGTCGGCGTCGCGGCGATGCTCCCCTTCGCCGTCTCCGGCGTCGTCGTCGGCCTCGGCCTGCTCCAGGGGCTGGTCTTCGGCGTCGAGGTGTTCGGGGCGCGCGTGGCGCTCGGCGGCCCGCTCGCCATCGTCGCCGCGCACGCGACCGGCGCGTACCCGTTCGTCGTCCGCAACGTCGCCCCCCTGCTCGGGGGGCTGGACCGCCGGCTGGTCGAGTCCGCGCGGGCGCTCGGCGCGACCCGGGCGCGGGCGCTCGTGGACATCGAGGTGCCGCTCGTGATGCCGGGCGTCGCGGCGGGCGCGGCGTTCGCCTTCGCCATCTCGATAGGCGAGTTCGACTCCACGGTCATCCTCGCGGAGGGGTCGGACGCGTACACGATGCCCGTCGCCGTCGAGCGGTTCCTCGGGCGACAGACGCTCGGGCGCGCGACCGCGATGGGGTCGGTGCTGCTCGCCGTCACCGCGGGCGCGTTCGTCGTCATCGACCGGGTCGGGGGGCGGTACCGTGAGTAG
- a CDS encoding thiamine ABC transporter substrate-binding protein has translation MSRKTEGRTASNGRTRRAYLAAAGTLGATALAGCAGFSGGGEPSGTLTVATYSSWVEDDGAAGPWLKDAFEAEYPDVTVEYTTPDSGLNNFIRRKQEGAPIDADVYVGLNVDQMIRIDSELDEALFDDVSGDLSNGDAVKSDLRFDPDGRAVPYDTGYIALVFDESAVDRPTTFDDLVSPGWEDTLLAQNAQSSDPGRAFLLWTVKQYGADGYLDYWRDLQDNGVTILDSWDEAYNNAYSNGERPMVVSYSTDQVYANRYDQDMTRHQVAFLNDQGYANPEGMARFADTDSPDTAAAFMDFMLTPEAQGEIAVRNVQFPAIPEEEANLTDEFAEYAKVPADPVTFTYDELKGNLNGWVEDWARAIAQG, from the coding sequence ATGAGCAGGAAGACGGAGGGACGAACGGCATCGAACGGACGGACGCGCCGGGCCTACCTCGCCGCGGCGGGGACGCTCGGGGCGACGGCGCTGGCCGGCTGTGCGGGCTTCTCCGGCGGCGGCGAGCCGAGCGGCACCCTCACCGTGGCGACGTACTCCTCGTGGGTCGAGGACGACGGCGCGGCCGGGCCGTGGCTGAAGGACGCCTTCGAGGCGGAGTACCCCGACGTCACGGTGGAGTACACGACGCCCGACTCCGGGCTGAACAACTTCATCCGGCGCAAGCAGGAGGGCGCGCCCATCGACGCCGACGTGTACGTCGGGCTGAACGTCGACCAGATGATACGCATCGACTCGGAGCTCGACGAGGCGCTGTTCGACGACGTGTCGGGCGACCTCTCGAACGGCGACGCGGTGAAGTCGGACCTCCGGTTCGACCCGGACGGCCGCGCCGTTCCCTACGACACCGGCTACATCGCGCTCGTCTTCGACGAGTCCGCGGTCGACCGCCCGACGACGTTCGACGACCTCGTCTCGCCCGGGTGGGAGGACACGCTGCTCGCACAGAACGCCCAGTCGTCCGACCCCGGGCGCGCGTTCCTGCTGTGGACGGTCAAGCAGTACGGCGCGGACGGCTACCTCGACTACTGGCGCGACCTGCAGGACAACGGCGTCACCATCCTCGATAGCTGGGACGAGGCGTACAACAACGCCTACTCCAACGGCGAGCGCCCGATGGTCGTCTCCTACTCGACGGACCAGGTGTACGCGAACCGCTACGACCAGGACATGACCCGCCACCAGGTCGCGTTCCTGAACGACCAGGGATACGCGAACCCCGAGGGGATGGCCCGCTTCGCGGACACGGACAGCCCGGACACCGCCGCGGCGTTCATGGACTTCATGCTCACCCCCGAGGCGCAGGGGGAGATCGCCGTCCGCAACGTCCAGTTCCCGGCCATCCCGGAGGAGGAGGCGAACCTCACCGACGAGTTCGCCGAGTACGCGAAGGTGCCGGCCGACCCGGTGACGTTTACCTACGACGAACTGAAGGGGAACCTGAATGGCTGGGTCGAGGACTGGGCACGCGCTATCGCGCAGGGCTGA
- a CDS encoding AI-2E family transporter: MRDGLRRQYVLAGVLLVLLVAATFLLRAVIGTAFFAVTVAYVLYPLREQLLDRGLSRRVAAAVLSSAVFGVVLVTLALTAFTLYRRRGAIIALLNDLPDAVTVTVGEMTYTQQTDALVEPTIAALRGVAVDVARSAPVLALKLLLFAILLYGLLLRPGRAGRAVLNVVPREYHGIVRRFHGRTRDTLYGIYVLQAATAAGTFLIAAVTFYALGYDAPVTLAVAAGVLQFIPVVGPGVLLGVLAVVDIVGGNVVRAVLVAVVGGAVVGLLPDAVIRPRLASYAAHLPVSLYFVGFTGGVLSLGAIGFIAGPLAVALVAEAVALLSGNGDGTEQATL; encoded by the coding sequence ATGCGCGACGGGCTCCGCCGACAGTACGTGCTCGCGGGCGTGCTCCTCGTCCTGCTCGTCGCCGCGACGTTCCTGCTGCGGGCCGTCATCGGGACGGCGTTCTTCGCCGTCACCGTCGCCTACGTGCTCTACCCTCTCCGCGAGCAGTTGCTCGACCGGGGGCTCTCGCGCCGCGTCGCCGCGGCGGTGCTGTCGTCGGCCGTCTTCGGCGTCGTCCTCGTCACGCTCGCGCTCACGGCGTTCACGCTCTACCGGCGGCGCGGCGCCATCATCGCCCTGCTGAACGACCTCCCCGACGCCGTCACGGTGACCGTCGGCGAGATGACGTACACACAGCAGACGGACGCGCTCGTGGAGCCGACCATCGCGGCGCTCCGGGGCGTCGCGGTGGACGTGGCCCGCTCCGCGCCCGTCCTCGCGCTGAAGCTACTGCTCTTCGCCATCCTGCTGTACGGCCTGCTGCTCCGGCCGGGGCGGGCCGGGCGCGCGGTGTTGAACGTCGTCCCCCGCGAGTACCACGGCATCGTCCGGCGGTTTCACGGCCGGACGCGCGACACGCTCTACGGCATCTACGTCCTCCAGGCCGCGACGGCCGCGGGCACCTTCCTCATCGCCGCCGTCACGTTCTACGCGCTCGGCTACGACGCGCCGGTCACGCTCGCCGTCGCGGCCGGCGTCCTCCAGTTCATCCCCGTCGTCGGGCCGGGCGTCCTGCTCGGGGTGCTCGCCGTCGTCGATATCGTCGGAGGGAACGTCGTCCGCGCCGTCCTCGTCGCCGTCGTCGGCGGGGCCGTCGTCGGCCTGCTCCCCGACGCGGTCATCCGGCCGCGCCTCGCCAGCTACGCCGCACACCTCCCCGTGAGCCTCTACTTCGTCGGCTTCACCGGCGGCGTGCTCTCGCTCGGGGCCATCGGCTTCATCGCCGGCCCGCTCGCCGTCGCGCTCGTCGCGGAGGCCGTCGCGCTGCTGTCGGGCAACGGCGACGGGACGGAACAGGCTACCCTGTGA